The proteins below are encoded in one region of Zootoca vivipara chromosome 10, rZooViv1.1, whole genome shotgun sequence:
- the PSMC2 gene encoding 26S proteasome regulatory subunit 7: MPDYLGTDQRKTKEEEKEDKPIRALDEGDIALLKTYGQSTYSRQIKQVEDDIQQLLKKINELTGIKESDTGLAPPALWDLAADKQTLQSEQPLQVARCTKIINADSEDPKYIINVKQFAKFVVDLSDQVAPTDIEEGMRVGVDRNKYQIHIPLPPKIDPTVTMMQVEEKPDVTYSDVGGCKEQIEKLREVVETPLLHPERFVNLGIEPPKGVLLFGPPGTGKTLCARAVANRTDACFIRVIGSELVQKYVGEGARMVRELFEMARTKKACLIFFDEIDAIGGARFDDGAGGDNEVQRTMLELINQLDGFDPRGNIKVLMATNRPDTLDPALMRPGRLDRKIEFSLPDLEGRTHIFKIHARSMSVERDIRFELLARLCPNSTGAEIRSVCTEAGMFAIRARRKIATEKDFLEAVNKVIKSYAKFSATPRYMTYN; encoded by the exons ATGCCGGATTACCTGGGAACCGACCAACGCAAAaccaaagaggaggagaaggaggacaaACCCATCCGCG CTTTGGATGAAGGTGATATTGCTTTGTTGAAAACCTAT GGCCAGAGTACATACTCTAGGCAGATCAAGCAAGTCGAAGATGACATTCAGCAGCTGCTTAAGAAAATCAATGAGCTCACAG gtATTAAGGAATCAGACACTGGCTTGGCTCCCCCTGCTCTCTGGGATCTCGCTGCAGATAAGCAAACTCTTCAAAGTGAGCAGCCACTGCAAGTGGCAAG ATGCACCAAGATAATCAATGCAGATTCTGAGGATCCCAAGTACATTATCAATGTGAAGCAGTTTGCCAAATTTGTGGTTGATCTTAGTGATCAGGTGGCACCCACTGACATTGAAGAAGGGATGAGAGTTGG TGTTGACAGAAACAAGTATCAAATTCATATCCCTCTGCCTCCAAAGATTGATCCAACTGTTACTATGATGCAG GTAGAGGAAAAGCCTGATGTCACCTACAGTGATGTTGGAGGTTGTAAAGAACAGATTGAGAAGCTAAGAGAGGTGGTAGAAACACCCTTGCTTCAT CCAGAACGATTTGTCAATCTGGGGATCGAGCCCCCTAAAGGAGTGCTTCTCTTTGGCCCGCCGGGGACAGGAAAAACTCTCTGTGCTCGTGCTGTTGCTAATAGGACTGATGCCTGCTTCATCCGAGTGATTGGATCTGAGCTGGTGCAGAAATACGTAGGAGAG GGTGCTCGAATGGTTCGGGAACTCTTTGAAATGGCCAGAACAAAAAAAGCTTGCCTTATCTTCTTTGATGAAATTGATGCTATTGGAG GGGCTCGCTTTGATGATGGAGCTGGAGGGGACAATGAAGTCCAGCGCACTATGCTAGAATTGATAAACCAGCTTGATGGCTTTGATCCAAGAGGCAACATTAAAGTACTGATGGCAACCAACAGACCTGATACTTTGGATCCAGCACTGATGAGGCCTGGAAGACTGGATAGAAAGATAGAATTTAGCCTGCCAGATCTGGAG GGACGAACTCACATCTTCAAGATACATGCCCGTTCAATGAGTGTTGAAAGAGACATAAGATTTGAGTTGCTAGCTCGACTGTGCCCTAACAGCACTG GTGCTGAAATTCGAAGTGTTTGTACAGAGGCAGGTATGTTTGCCATCAGAGCAAGGAGAAAGATTGCCACTGAAAAAGATTTCTTGGAAGCTGTGAACAAAGTAATCAAGTCATATGCCAAATTCAGTGCTACACCTCGCTATATGACTTACAACTGA